The genomic DNA AAGTTCCTCGCGGCCAAGCGACTCCCGACAGGCAGCCTCGATGGTGAAGAAGAACTGACTCAACACTTGCCACTGTTTGGCGGCCACCGGGAATTTGCGCATCGTTTCCCGCTCCGTGTCCAAGCTCAGACCCGTCGAGATGTGACGGGCAAAGATGAACAGCTGCGTAGCAACGAAGTAATCCTCTCGATCGATGCTGCTCCATATCATCTCGGGCAGGCCGGTCAGCAACTTTATCTGTACAATCACGCCGTGAAAGTTGTGGTCGCGGTGCTTTTTCTGCATCCGCTGGTAGTCGGTTCCGGTGCGAAATCCGATCAAATTGTGATCGTTCAGCTGCTGACAGCGAACCGTGATGCGGTCGATATTGCCGATAATGGAACCAGCCGTCTGCTTCATGTCACCGATCGTATCGGCTGCCTTCAGCAAATCACGGTAACGCTCACTGTGTGCCGGAAAGATAACATTAGCACGGGAAAGTGCATTCTTATGCCCGCACTCGCTACGTACCCAACCATCGTTCGAAGCTCCTCGCGCTTCAGCTCAATTTCGTTCAGCAGCCGCTTATGGACCAGGTCGATTTCGGCCACATTATGCTGCTTAAACAGTTGATCAACATCGATATTCAACAAATCAACAGTTTTCGCCATTTTGGCGTAATTTTCGGAAAATGATTCGTTTTCCTCCACCTGCACTGCACTGGGATGCCAACTCGTCGCTCGCAACCCtgattgtatgtgtgtgacgAACGATGCAACCACAATAAACACACCACTGACATCGACCGCCTGTTGACCAAGGTTAATAGAGTGcaaatttcaaaaaataaataaacaaaacaaatgaaaattgcaTCGATTAGAAAGTGAACAAATTTGTATTTTACGAGAGATAATATTGTGTTACCTGCAATTTTAGCCGCAGTAGGATTAGCTGCATGTCATCGAGCGATAAGACTGGAATGATTTGCACAtgctatgtttttttttgctgctggtgcaaaACTGCATTTCTTCTCTCAAGTGAGGTGGATTATATTTCGTGCAAAGAACAAGCTTTCAAGAGCAACATCCGCTCGAGTGCATCACTTAATCGTACAAATGCCGATAACCTTGCCCGCGTGCGCCTCCTCGAACAGACAATCCACCAGAAACTGGCCAAGATCGAGCTTCGAGATGGACCTCGACTGGCCGGGCGATTTGTCGTACGCGGTGTCAAACTTTGCCTGCGGCTCGTCGGCAATGTGCGGCGGCAGTACGGCCCGATACTCCAAACCACATCCCTTCACCGCTTCCAGCATGCGTCGGTGCTCTCCGTTAATGTTGACAAAAATCGCCGGTACCTTTTCCGGTTCCATGAACAGGAACGAGGACAGACAGACGGAAAAGCGTTTCAGCGATGCTTCCTTCATGGCTGTGATAATGTTCGTCATGCCGTCCGACATGGCCGTGGTTGGTTTGAGATCGTTGCGCGTACCGAGCACCACGCACACCAGCTCCTGACCGGCAACGGCCTTCTTCACGTCCTCCACGTTCGTTACATCACCCTTGACCAGTTCGACCTTTGCTTTGAAATCTTCCGGAACGGTCGCTTCGTTGCGCACCAGCAATCGGACGGTTAAACCTTGGGATCAATTGagaatgtaaattaatttgtcTTTTAGTACCCCATCCCTGTTTCCGTGGCGCCTTCCTTACCTTTCTTCAGGGCGTATCGAACTGCACATTGGCCGGTCATGCCGGTACCGCCAAAGAACACaattttttgcattttcggTCGCTAGAGGGGAGAACGGGTAGATGAATTCGATCAAACTGAGAAACGGCGATCGTTTACGGTACGTTGAATTATTAAAAGAGTGTGCGAAAAATGCTTATCACTCGTTATCTCGTACGATGTAAATGCAAACACACGGCTGGCGCAGGTTGGACCAAGGtatatgtatttagaaggaaatttctatcgatCTCAACAAGTGACATTTTGGTCGACAactgtcagagtttgtttacaaaagcatatggtatggggctaccaacacgAACAAACAGGCTCGGTTCTTACTCGCAAATGAAATTTTGTCTCAATGAGGATGTAAAATGTTAGGGTTCAATTTGCTCTGGACAATGCCACCTCCTATAtccagtttttcttctttcttggcctcttaggtcatgcctgtcatttctggcttacttgacttattgataccgcatagttggatagtcaatcctcactatcACGGAACGGCTCAGATTAGATTTGAATGAAGACCGCCgctgtatgaagaccggcgccgctgttgcctcTACAACCGGGCCGCCCACCTATATCCATATATCTTGGTTTTTTGATTTGACAGTTGGTCACAcaattttttgtcttcttttgtTGAGCTGTCAAAGTCTACTTCAACTGGCACTTTCGTTTGCTGCATTTGAACCGGTGTAGTAATCCGCGAAAAACGATGTCCGAACTCGAGAAACTGGAGGAAGCCCTGGGCCATCTTATCGAGTGTGCCAAAGACGCTGATGGTGTGGTGTACGATGAAGAATCCTCGACCACCGATCCATCCAACGTGCCGGAAAAGTCGACCAGGGTGAAGGTGCTAACACAGGCCACCGAGAAGCTGACCGAGTCGTTGGCCATTTTGCATGAGTTCGAAATGCTGATGCACGATAAAATATGTAAGTAAACGAAGCGAATGGTCTGCCTTTGAGCACCCGTGTGCTCCTATTCTAATATCTGTCCGCTTGCGCTTCAGCATCCCTGTACGTCATCTCCAACGAACTGGTGCTCAACTCGTTGCTCCTGCAGGAACAGAAGGGCGAGCTGAAAGAGCTCGGAAAAAAGCTGAAAGACATCGCGGGGAAATGGTACCTGGCCGCGGAACCTATTGCTAACACGATGGAAACTCTCTAAACCATGCAGTAAATACATAATTCAACTTCGTTTGGTTGACTATTTTATTGACACATCCGAATGCGCATGCAAACACGGTGTACGCCacgggttgtttgtttgttggttttgaaGTAACAGTCTGCCCATTTTCCAAAACCGGTCTGtctttgcccttttttctgttttcactGTCGGAAGGTATAAGATGTATaaaagtcttttttttctacaacgTGCTGCCTGATACGATTTCCCCTAAACGCTATATATGTGTCTTCCATGCTTTCCGATTAGCTCCTCTACTCCGTTTTAAGGTGTTTTGCCATGTTTTCGCCCTGGACACTTCCCGCCCACGAGGGAGTGGCCGCATGCCTCTACAAATATGCTAACTAATATAATACACTTACACTGCCTGGCATCGATAGTCGGCG from Anopheles stephensi strain Indian chromosome 2, UCI_ANSTEP_V1.0, whole genome shotgun sequence includes the following:
- the LOC118507626 gene encoding flavin reductase (NADPH) — its product is MQKIVFFGGTGMTGQCAVRYALKKGLTVRLLVRNEATVPEDFKAKVELVKGDVTNVEDVKKAVAGQELVCVVLGTRNDLKPTTAMSDGMTNIITAMKEASLKRFSVCLSSFLFMEPEKVPAIFVNINGEHRRMLEAVKGCGLEYRAVLPPHIADEPQAKFDTAYDKSPGQSRSISKLDLGQFLVDCLFEEAHAGKVIGICTIK
- the LOC118507631 gene encoding uncharacterized protein LOC118507631 codes for the protein MSELEKLEEALGHLIECAKDADGVVYDEESSTTDPSNVPEKSTRVKVLTQATEKLTESLAILHEFEMLMHDKISSLYVISNELVLNSLLLQEQKGELKELGKKLKDIAGKWYLAAEPIANTMETL